The proteins below are encoded in one region of Belonocnema kinseyi isolate 2016_QV_RU_SX_M_011 chromosome 5, B_treatae_v1, whole genome shotgun sequence:
- the LOC117172563 gene encoding 40S ribosomal protein S16: MLEKTQKKQKEPIHSVQVFGRKKSATAVAYCKRGRGNLRVNGRPLELVEPRVLQYKLQEPILLLGKEKFAGVDIRVRVNGGGHVAQIYAIRQAISKALVAYYQKYVDEASKKEVKDILIQYDRTLLVADPRRCEPKKFGGPGARARYQKSYR; the protein is encoded by the exons ATGCTCGAGAAAACCCAGAAG AAACAAAAGGAGCCGATCCACTCGGTGCAAGTCTTCGGACGCAAG AAAAGTGCAACCGCGGTTGCCTACTGCAAACGAGGTCGTGGAAACCTCCGAGTCAATGGACGTCCTTTGGAATTGGTGGAACCCCGTGTTCTGCAGTACAAACTTCAGGAACCCATTTTGCTCCTGGGAAag GAAAAGTTTGCAGGAGTAGACATCAGGGTCAGAGTGAACGGAGGAGGACATGTCGCCCAGATCTACGCCATCCGACAGGCAATTTCCAAAGCCCTCGTTGCCTATTATCAGAAAT ATGTTGACGAGGCCAGTAAGAAGGAAGTGAAGGACATCCTCATTCAGTATGACCGAACTCTCCTTGTCGCTGACCCCAGGCGTTGCGAGCCGAAGAAATTCGGTGGTCCAGGTGCCAGAGCACGTTACCAAAAGTCGTACCGTTAA